From Cellulomonas fimi ATCC 484, a single genomic window includes:
- a CDS encoding MBL fold metallo-hydrolase: MADVSGVPDGPRSGEPAATAAHGAPGGRPVAGTGGRGAAGGVPRVPLLLLEAGATTHAAGVARRGAGRERVRFPALVAVVTHPGGVVLVDTGYAPRVPDAMSRGVDRVYGRLLPVDVAPEQAAVAQLAALGVAPHDVTHVVLTHLHADHVGGLLDFPDARVVVARRAVAEAARVRGFGRLRRGLVTALLPDDLAERLLDPATLPAADPEELAPLTGARDLLGDGTVLVVPLPGHATGHLGVRVRAPQRDVLLVGDAAWHARAVSDGELPHPVARLVTADWHRYRGTLGALRVLATRRPDLLVLPSHDDALVAAARAELAG, encoded by the coding sequence GTGGCTGACGTGTCCGGCGTCCCCGACGGGCCGCGCTCCGGCGAGCCGGCAGCGACGGCAGCCCACGGTGCGCCGGGCGGGCGCCCGGTCGCGGGGACGGGCGGACGCGGTGCGGCGGGCGGCGTGCCGCGCGTGCCCCTGCTGCTGCTGGAGGCGGGTGCGACGACCCACGCGGCGGGCGTGGCACGACGGGGCGCCGGACGGGAGCGCGTGCGGTTCCCGGCGCTCGTCGCGGTCGTGACGCACCCGGGCGGCGTCGTGCTCGTCGACACCGGTTACGCGCCGCGCGTGCCCGACGCGATGTCGCGCGGCGTCGACCGCGTGTACGGGCGGCTGCTGCCGGTGGACGTCGCACCCGAGCAGGCGGCGGTCGCGCAGCTCGCAGCGCTCGGCGTCGCCCCGCACGACGTCACGCACGTCGTCCTCACGCACCTGCACGCCGACCACGTCGGCGGGCTGCTCGACTTCCCCGACGCCCGGGTCGTCGTCGCGCGGCGCGCCGTCGCGGAGGCCGCCCGCGTGCGCGGGTTCGGGCGGCTGCGGCGCGGGCTCGTCACGGCGCTCCTGCCTGACGACCTCGCCGAACGGCTCCTCGACCCCGCGACGCTGCCCGCGGCCGACCCCGAGGAGCTCGCCCCGCTGACCGGTGCGCGCGACCTCCTGGGCGACGGCACCGTGCTCGTCGTGCCGCTGCCCGGGCACGCGACGGGGCACCTCGGCGTGCGGGTCCGCGCACCGCAGCGCGACGTCCTGCTCGTCGGCGACGCCGCCTGGCACGCGCGCGCGGTCAGCGACGGCGAGCTGCCGCACCCCGTCGCGCGTCTCGTCACCGCCGACTGGCACCGGTACCGCGGCACCCTGGGCGCGCTGCGCGTGCTCGCCACGCGTCGGCCGGACCTGCTCGTGCTGCCGTCGCACGACGACGCGCTCGTCGCCGCGGCCCGCGCGGAGCTCGCCGGATGA
- a CDS encoding amidohydrolase, which produces MSDITNGTNHPLLLRDARRAGDDTRVDVLVRDARVAAVGPDLAAHAGPRAEHVPLDGRVVVPGLWDAHVHLTQWALARHRLDVSAASSAAHAADLVRARLATGRPPAGSPLVGFGFRDGLWPDVPTAALLDAVAGEVPVVLVSADLHCAWLSSAGLRLVGAGGHPTGLLREGEWLPLQGVVDQVPDDAADALVHDASAAAAARGVVGVVDLEIADNLDVWRRRAAARPGLLRVRAGVWEQYLDRVVREELHTGDRVVGLVEQGPLKVITDGSLNTRTAYCHDPYPGTADRGVLAVPPDRLVPLMAHARAHGLRCAIHAIGDAANTHALDAFAATGAAGSVEHAQLLTDDDVARFAALGVVASVQPEHAMDDRDVADRHWAGRTARAFPYGALHAAGVRLALGSDAPVAPLDPWAAIDAAVWRARDGRDAWHPEQRLDLHAALAASVDGRPLSLRVGDPADLAVLDEDPLVRGRTPGALRTQPVAGTLVRGVWTSPLA; this is translated from the coding sequence GTGAGCGACATCACGAACGGGACAAATCACCCACTGCTGCTGCGTGACGCCCGGCGCGCCGGGGACGACACGCGGGTCGACGTCCTGGTGCGCGACGCGCGGGTCGCGGCCGTCGGGCCCGACCTCGCGGCGCACGCGGGGCCGCGCGCGGAGCACGTGCCGCTCGACGGGCGCGTCGTCGTGCCGGGCCTGTGGGACGCGCACGTGCACCTGACGCAGTGGGCGCTGGCCCGGCACCGGCTCGACGTGTCCGCCGCGTCGTCCGCCGCGCACGCCGCCGACCTCGTGCGGGCCCGGCTCGCGACCGGTCGCCCGCCCGCCGGGAGCCCGCTCGTGGGGTTCGGCTTCCGGGACGGGCTGTGGCCCGACGTGCCGACGGCCGCGCTGCTCGACGCCGTCGCGGGCGAGGTGCCCGTCGTGCTCGTCTCGGCCGACCTGCACTGCGCCTGGCTGTCGAGCGCCGGGCTGCGGCTCGTCGGCGCGGGCGGGCACCCGACCGGGCTGCTGCGCGAGGGGGAGTGGCTGCCGCTGCAGGGCGTCGTCGACCAGGTGCCGGACGACGCGGCGGACGCGCTCGTGCACGACGCGTCCGCCGCGGCCGCCGCACGGGGCGTCGTGGGCGTCGTGGACCTGGAGATCGCCGACAACCTCGACGTGTGGCGACGACGGGCCGCCGCGCGCCCCGGCCTGCTGCGTGTGCGGGCCGGTGTGTGGGAGCAGTACCTGGACCGCGTCGTGCGCGAGGAGCTGCACACCGGCGACCGGGTCGTCGGGCTCGTCGAGCAGGGCCCGCTCAAGGTCATCACCGACGGCTCGCTCAACACGCGCACCGCCTACTGCCACGACCCGTACCCCGGCACCGCCGACCGTGGCGTGCTGGCCGTGCCGCCCGACCGGCTCGTCCCGCTCATGGCCCACGCCCGCGCGCACGGCCTGCGCTGCGCGATCCACGCCATCGGCGACGCGGCGAACACGCATGCCCTCGACGCGTTCGCCGCGACCGGTGCCGCCGGGTCGGTGGAGCACGCCCAGCTGCTCACCGACGACGACGTGGCCCGGTTCGCCGCGCTCGGCGTCGTCGCGAGCGTGCAGCCCGAGCACGCGATGGACGACCGCGACGTCGCCGACCGGCACTGGGCCGGCCGCACCGCACGGGCGTTCCCGTACGGCGCGCTGCACGCCGCCGGCGTCCGCCTCGCGCTCGGATCCGACGCCCCCGTCGCCCCGCTCGACCCGTGGGCCGCGATCGACGCGGCCGTCTGGCGGGCGCGCGACGGGCGGGACGCGTGGCACCCGGAGCAGCGGCTCGACCTGCACGCCGCGCTCGCTGCGTCGGTCGACGGGCGGCCCCTGTCCCTGCGCGTCGGCGACCCGGCCGACCTGGCGGTCCTCGACGAGGACCCGCTCGTGCGGGGGCGGACGCCCGGCGCGCTGCGCACGCAGCCCGTCGCGGGGACGCTCGTCCGCGGGGTCTGGACGTCGCCCCTGGCCTGA
- a CDS encoding FecCD family ABC transporter permease, which translates to MSTVAPAAVPTRRAPARGSRALLLALGLLAAGALLVLAVGLSVAVGARSVPLGDVWSALLHPDGSYTSTVVASRVPRTQLGVLVGAALAVAGVVIQGLTRNPLGDPGLLGVNAGASASVVLTISLLGPAAGRSVWAAIPGALVAAVAVYLVGSGGRRATPVRLVLAGAAVSAVLVALVEAVSLTQPLVFDSYRVWVVGSLAGRPPELVGRILPFVLAGLVLCALLARPLNALALGDESATSLGLHAGRTRLLGGAAATVLCAAAVAAVGPIAFVGLAVPHVVRSFTGSDHRWLLPYCALLGPVLLLASDVVGRVVARPGELMVGAVTAFVGAPFLVAAVRRGRVAL; encoded by the coding sequence GTGAGCACCGTCGCGCCCGCCGCGGTGCCCACGCGCCGCGCACCCGCGCGGGGCTCGCGCGCCCTCCTGCTCGCCCTCGGCCTCCTCGCGGCGGGCGCGCTGCTCGTCCTCGCGGTCGGGCTCAGCGTCGCCGTCGGCGCGAGGTCGGTGCCGCTCGGCGACGTGTGGTCCGCGCTCCTGCACCCGGACGGCTCCTACACCTCCACCGTCGTCGCGTCTCGCGTCCCGCGCACGCAGCTCGGGGTGCTCGTCGGTGCGGCGCTCGCCGTCGCGGGCGTCGTCATCCAGGGGCTCACGCGCAACCCGCTCGGCGACCCCGGCCTGCTCGGCGTCAACGCGGGTGCGTCCGCGAGCGTCGTGCTGACGATCAGCCTGCTCGGGCCCGCGGCCGGGCGGTCGGTGTGGGCCGCGATCCCCGGTGCGCTCGTCGCGGCCGTCGCCGTGTACCTCGTCGGGTCCGGCGGGCGGCGCGCGACCCCCGTCCGGCTCGTGCTCGCCGGCGCTGCCGTCAGCGCCGTGCTCGTGGCGCTCGTCGAGGCCGTCTCCCTCACGCAGCCCCTCGTGTTCGACTCCTACCGCGTGTGGGTCGTCGGCTCGCTCGCCGGGCGACCCCCCGAGCTCGTCGGCCGCATCCTGCCGTTCGTCCTCGCCGGGCTCGTCCTGTGCGCGCTGCTCGCCCGCCCGCTCAACGCCCTCGCGCTGGGCGACGAGTCCGCCACGTCGCTCGGCCTGCACGCCGGCCGCACCCGGCTGCTCGGAGGCGCCGCCGCGACGGTGCTGTGCGCCGCCGCCGTGGCCGCCGTCGGGCCGATCGCGTTCGTCGGCCTCGCCGTGCCGCACGTCGTCCGGTCGTTCACCGGGTCGGACCACCGGTGGCTGCTGCCGTACTGCGCGCTGCTCGGACCCGTCCTGCTGCTCGCGTCCGACGTCGTGGGGCGGGTCGTCGCACGCCCCGGCGAGCTCATGGTCGGCGCCGTCACCGCTTTCGTCGGTGCGCCGTTCCTCGTCGCGGCCGTGCGCCGCGGGCGGGTCGCGCTGTGA
- a CDS encoding GNAT family N-acetyltransferase, translating to MTAAGERTVTVDVVAWDHPDVVRLRDAQQAELRDRYGEDDIGHDMTGEDIVGVVLLRVDGEPVATGALRDVDAAYDDLAPGTGEVKRMYVVPGHRGRGYSRLVLTELERIATAQDWRCLVLESGPLQPEAIGLYLRAGYLPIENYGEYAGVVDSRCFAKWLVPVPEVERGPRYAGRVELEHTDWRDPRAVALRRAMHEFNGWRYPELLPVFEAAGGFDGDDAQQGVGVRSTILALLDGEPVGHVALRDPREGYPPGSAEVKKLFVDGAARGAGVARTLMRALEADARTAGFTQLLLQTGVRQPEAVRLYVSEGYRPVAPFGPYAGDLLSLCFVKAL from the coding sequence ATGACGGCGGCGGGCGAGCGGACCGTCACCGTCGACGTCGTCGCGTGGGACCACCCGGACGTCGTCCGGCTGCGGGACGCGCAGCAGGCGGAGCTGCGGGACCGGTACGGCGAGGACGACATCGGCCACGACATGACCGGCGAGGACATCGTCGGCGTCGTGCTGCTGCGCGTCGACGGCGAACCCGTGGCGACCGGTGCGCTGCGGGACGTCGACGCGGCGTACGACGACCTCGCGCCCGGGACCGGCGAGGTCAAGCGCATGTACGTGGTGCCCGGCCACCGCGGGCGGGGTTACTCGCGGCTCGTCCTGACCGAGCTCGAGCGCATCGCGACCGCGCAGGACTGGCGGTGCCTCGTCCTGGAGTCCGGCCCGCTGCAGCCCGAGGCGATCGGCCTGTACCTGCGCGCGGGCTACCTGCCGATCGAGAACTACGGCGAGTACGCAGGGGTCGTGGACTCCCGCTGCTTCGCCAAGTGGCTCGTGCCCGTGCCGGAGGTCGAGCGTGGCCCGCGGTACGCCGGGCGCGTCGAGCTGGAGCACACCGACTGGCGGGACCCGCGGGCCGTCGCGCTGCGCCGGGCCATGCACGAGTTCAACGGCTGGCGGTACCCCGAGCTGCTGCCCGTCTTCGAGGCGGCGGGCGGGTTCGACGGCGACGACGCGCAGCAGGGCGTCGGCGTGCGGTCGACGATCCTGGCGCTGCTCGACGGCGAGCCGGTGGGCCACGTGGCGCTGCGCGACCCGCGCGAGGGCTACCCGCCCGGATCGGCCGAGGTGAAGAAGCTGTTCGTCGACGGTGCCGCTCGAGGTGCGGGCGTCGCGCGCACGCTGATGCGAGCGCTCGAGGCCGACGCGCGGACGGCAGGGTTCACGCAGCTCCTGCTGCAGACCGGCGTCCGCCAGCCCGAGGCGGTGCGCCTCTACGTGTCCGAGGGGTACCGGCCCGTCGCGCCGTTCGGCCCGTACGCGGGCGACCTCCTGTCGCTCTGCTTCGTCAAGGCGCTGTGA
- a CDS encoding ABC transporter ATP-binding protein, whose product MSVAPLAARGLTLAYDRLVVARDLSVDIPRASFTVVIGPNGCGKSTLLRALARTLTPRAGQVLLEGEPLDRMRGKDVARRLALLPQSPVAPESITVGDLVARGRYPHQGILRQWSPADARAVAAALAATEVTDLRDRYVSDLSGGQRQRVWLAMALAQETDLLLLDEPTTYLDIAHQVEVMDLCARLHEEGRTLVAVLHDLNQAARYATHLVAMRDGVIVAQGPPQEVVTAETVRDVFGLACRVVPDPESGTPMVVPLRRATTP is encoded by the coding sequence ATGAGCGTCGCCCCGCTGGCCGCGCGCGGCCTCACCCTGGCCTACGACCGGCTCGTCGTCGCGCGGGACCTGTCCGTCGACATCCCGCGCGCGTCGTTCACCGTCGTCATCGGGCCCAACGGCTGCGGCAAGTCGACCCTCCTGCGCGCCCTCGCGCGGACCCTCACGCCGCGCGCCGGGCAGGTGCTGCTCGAGGGCGAGCCGCTCGACCGGATGCGCGGCAAGGACGTCGCCCGGCGCCTCGCGCTGCTCCCGCAGAGCCCCGTCGCACCCGAGTCGATCACCGTCGGCGACCTCGTCGCGCGCGGCCGCTACCCGCACCAGGGCATCCTGCGGCAGTGGTCGCCCGCCGACGCGCGCGCCGTCGCCGCGGCCCTCGCCGCCACCGAGGTCACCGACCTGCGCGACCGGTACGTCTCCGACCTGTCCGGCGGCCAGCGGCAGCGCGTCTGGCTCGCGATGGCGCTCGCGCAGGAGACCGACCTGCTGCTGCTCGACGAGCCCACGACGTACCTCGACATCGCCCACCAGGTCGAGGTCATGGACCTGTGCGCGCGCCTGCACGAGGAGGGACGCACGCTTGTCGCCGTCCTGCACGACCTCAACCAGGCGGCCCGCTACGCCACGCACCTCGTCGCGATGCGCGACGGCGTGATCGTCGCCCAGGGGCCGCCGCAGGAGGTCGTCACGGCCGAGACCGTCCGGGACGTGTTCGGGCTGGCGTGCCGCGTCGTGCCCGACCCCGAGTCCGGGACGCCCATGGTGGTCCCGCTGCGACGCGCCACGACCCCCTGA
- a CDS encoding DNA/RNA non-specific endonuclease: MDHDLDHAGGYDPFFLGPPLPLPGVPRPVEDLPSTHFTVLFDTTAKLAAATAVNIDGDQLLDLPRDDRWELDPRVPADQQAGPGVYRDNRLDRGHLVRRADPVWGPPDVARRANTETFRYTNAAPQVDVFNQGKELWVGLEDHVLEYAETWRQRLSVLTGPVLRDDDPVYRGVGVPRHFWKVAVWATPDRAGVGHGDDGPRVRLASAGFLVDQTPMLGGVDLDEATRAARDADVPPPLGPFRTFQVPVSTVAELTGLDLGPAVDADVLPPTRARDAEPWVTLTRASDIVL; this comes from the coding sequence ATGGATCACGACCTGGACCACGCGGGCGGGTACGACCCGTTCTTCCTGGGCCCTCCGCTGCCGTTGCCGGGCGTGCCCCGACCGGTCGAGGACCTCCCGTCGACGCACTTCACGGTGCTGTTCGACACCACCGCCAAGCTCGCGGCGGCGACCGCCGTGAACATCGACGGCGACCAGCTGCTGGACCTGCCGCGGGACGACCGCTGGGAGCTCGACCCCCGCGTGCCCGCCGACCAGCAGGCCGGGCCGGGCGTGTACCGGGACAACCGGCTCGACCGTGGGCACCTCGTCCGGCGCGCCGACCCCGTGTGGGGCCCGCCCGACGTCGCCAGGCGCGCGAACACCGAGACGTTCCGGTACACGAACGCGGCGCCGCAGGTCGACGTGTTCAACCAGGGCAAGGAGCTGTGGGTCGGCCTGGAGGACCACGTGCTGGAGTACGCCGAGACGTGGCGCCAGCGGCTCAGCGTCCTGACCGGCCCCGTGCTGCGCGACGACGACCCCGTCTACCGGGGCGTGGGCGTGCCGCGGCACTTCTGGAAGGTCGCGGTGTGGGCCACGCCCGACAGGGCGGGCGTCGGGCACGGCGACGACGGGCCGCGCGTGCGGCTCGCGTCGGCGGGGTTCCTCGTCGACCAGACCCCGATGCTCGGTGGCGTCGACCTCGACGAGGCGACCCGCGCGGCCCGCGACGCCGACGTGCCGCCTCCCCTGGGCCCGTTCCGGACCTTCCAGGTCCCGGTCTCTACGGTGGCTGAGCTGACCGGGCTCGACCTCGGGCCCGCGGTCGACGCGGACGTGCTGCCGCCCACGCGCGCGCGCGACGCGGAGCCGTGGGTGACCCTGACGAGGGCCTCGGACATCGTGCTCTGA
- a CDS encoding FecCD family ABC transporter permease: MLEARPPRVLRLGPGDRGAALLWRPRPVVVCVAAVAVAIAAALVTATAGRLGIPLAELPAVLAGEGSRVQEWALFTTRLPRLVVAATAGAALAVSGALFQSVTRNPLGSPDVIGLSAGAAAGAAAAGLVWPGHVPVPVGAAVGAVVAVVAVWLGTGRGFAAPHRMVVTGIAIGAMALAFVQLALARAARQDAQEVAIWLNGSLVARTWSDAAVVGAALAVLVPLALALTRPLQVVEMGDEAATAVGVRPTHVRTAAVVVGVLATAAAVSVCGPVAFVALTAPQIARRLTRSTGPGVVAAACTGAAVLVVADLVAQHAVPGQQFPVGVVTAALGGVYLALLLVREWRRSAA, encoded by the coding sequence ATGCTCGAGGCGCGCCCGCCGCGCGTCCTGCGGCTCGGCCCGGGCGACCGGGGCGCGGCGCTGCTGTGGCGGCCGCGGCCCGTCGTCGTGTGCGTCGCGGCCGTCGCCGTCGCGATCGCCGCCGCCCTCGTGACCGCGACCGCCGGGCGCCTCGGCATCCCGCTCGCCGAGCTGCCCGCCGTGCTCGCCGGCGAGGGGTCGCGGGTCCAGGAGTGGGCGCTGTTCACGACGCGCCTGCCGCGGCTCGTCGTCGCGGCCACCGCGGGAGCCGCGCTCGCCGTGTCCGGTGCGTTGTTCCAGTCCGTGACGCGCAACCCCCTCGGAAGCCCCGACGTCATCGGGCTCAGCGCGGGGGCCGCCGCGGGGGCGGCCGCCGCCGGGCTCGTCTGGCCGGGCCACGTCCCCGTCCCGGTCGGCGCCGCGGTCGGGGCGGTCGTGGCGGTCGTCGCCGTCTGGCTCGGCACGGGTCGCGGGTTCGCCGCGCCGCACCGCATGGTCGTCACCGGCATCGCGATCGGGGCGATGGCCCTCGCGTTCGTGCAGCTCGCGCTCGCCCGGGCCGCCCGGCAGGACGCGCAGGAGGTCGCGATCTGGCTCAACGGCTCCCTCGTCGCGCGCACGTGGTCGGACGCGGCCGTGGTCGGCGCCGCCCTCGCCGTCCTCGTGCCGCTCGCGCTCGCGCTGACCCGCCCGCTGCAGGTCGTCGAGATGGGCGACGAGGCCGCGACAGCGGTCGGTGTGCGGCCGACGCACGTGCGGACCGCCGCCGTCGTCGTGGGTGTTCTCGCCACCGCCGCCGCCGTGAGCGTGTGCGGGCCCGTCGCGTTCGTCGCGCTCACCGCGCCCCAGATCGCGCGCCGGCTCACCCGGTCCACCGGGCCCGGTGTCGTCGCCGCGGCGTGCACGGGCGCGGCGGTGCTCGTCGTCGCCGACCTCGTCGCGCAGCACGCGGTGCCCGGGCAGCAGTTCCCCGTCGGAGTCGTCACCGCCGCGCTCGGCGGCGTCTACCTCGCGCTCCTGCTGGTGCGCGAGTGGAGGAGGAGTGCCGCATGA
- the purS gene encoding phosphoribosylformylglycinamidine synthase subunit PurS has product MGRVVVDVMPKPEILDPQGKAVAGALPRLGFGQFSSVRQGKRFELEVDGPVTDEVLAAARAAGEQVLSNPVIEDVVAVYEDTQVAAQ; this is encoded by the coding sequence GTGGGACGAGTCGTCGTCGACGTCATGCCGAAGCCCGAGATCCTCGACCCGCAGGGCAAGGCCGTGGCGGGTGCGCTGCCCCGGCTCGGGTTCGGCCAGTTCTCCTCCGTCCGGCAGGGCAAGCGGTTCGAGCTCGAGGTCGACGGGCCGGTGACGGACGAGGTGCTCGCCGCCGCCCGGGCCGCGGGCGAGCAGGTGCTGTCCAACCCCGTCATCGAGGACGTCGTGGCGGTGTACGAGGACACGCAGGTGGCCGCCCAGTGA
- a CDS encoding DUF72 domain-containing protein yields MTVRVGTSGWSYDHWDGVLYPPGLPPADRLARYVQEFDTVELNASFYRWPREASFASWRRRLPDGFRMSVKAPRGLTHAKRLYAPEAWAERIARSWHELGDRREVLLVQLPPGQQRDDARLDWFLAALPWWVRVAVELRHPSWDHPDVYALLERRGAAYCVMSGAGLPCVLRATAPFVYVRLHGPDQDWLYGGSYSDDDLRWWADRVREWEAQGRDVLVYLNNDGGGNAVRNARTLRWLLGR; encoded by the coding sequence GTGACCGTCCGGGTCGGCACGTCGGGCTGGTCGTACGACCACTGGGACGGAGTGCTGTACCCGCCCGGGCTGCCGCCCGCCGACCGGCTCGCGCGGTACGTGCAGGAGTTCGACACGGTCGAGCTCAACGCGTCGTTCTACCGCTGGCCGCGCGAGGCGTCGTTCGCGAGCTGGCGCCGGCGGCTGCCCGACGGGTTCCGGATGTCGGTCAAGGCGCCGCGCGGGCTCACGCACGCCAAGCGGCTGTACGCGCCCGAGGCGTGGGCCGAGCGGATCGCGCGGTCCTGGCACGAGCTCGGCGACCGGCGCGAGGTGCTGCTGGTCCAGCTCCCGCCCGGCCAGCAGCGCGACGACGCGCGCCTCGACTGGTTCCTCGCCGCGCTGCCGTGGTGGGTGCGGGTCGCGGTCGAGCTGCGGCACCCGTCGTGGGACCACCCCGACGTGTACGCGCTGCTGGAGCGGCGCGGGGCCGCGTACTGCGTCATGAGCGGCGCCGGCCTGCCGTGCGTGCTGCGCGCGACCGCACCGTTCGTCTACGTCCGGCTGCACGGACCCGACCAGGACTGGCTGTACGGGGGCTCGTACTCCGACGACGACCTGCGCTGGTGGGCGGACCGGGTGCGCGAGTGGGAGGCGCAGGGCCGGGACGTGCTCGTCTACCTCAACAACGACGGCGGCGGGAACGCGGTGCGCAACGCCCGGACGCTGCGGTGGCTGCTGGGCCGGTGA
- the purQ gene encoding phosphoribosylformylglycinamidine synthase subunit PurQ — protein sequence MTRVGVVTFPGTLDDRDAARAVRLAGGEPVALWHADADLHGVDAVVLPGGFSYGDYLRAGAISRFAPVMGEIVDAARTGLPVLGICNGFQVLTEAHLLPGSMIKNDHLHFVCREQVLSVERTDTPWTRDYAQGERITIPLKNQDGQYVADERTLDELEGEGRVVFRYEDGNPNGSRRGIAGISNAAGNVVGLMPHPEHAVEPGFGPDGPQGPRSGTDGLRFFTSVLHALVG from the coding sequence GTGACCCGCGTCGGCGTCGTCACGTTCCCCGGCACGCTCGACGACCGCGACGCGGCCCGCGCCGTGCGCCTCGCGGGCGGGGAGCCCGTCGCGCTCTGGCACGCCGATGCCGACCTGCACGGGGTCGACGCCGTCGTCCTGCCCGGCGGGTTCTCCTACGGCGACTACCTGCGCGCGGGTGCGATCAGCCGGTTCGCGCCGGTCATGGGCGAGATCGTCGACGCCGCCCGCACGGGCCTTCCCGTCCTCGGCATCTGCAACGGCTTCCAGGTGCTCACCGAGGCGCACCTGCTGCCCGGCTCGATGATCAAGAACGACCACCTGCACTTCGTCTGCCGTGAGCAGGTGCTGTCCGTCGAGCGCACGGACACCCCCTGGACGCGCGACTACGCGCAGGGCGAGCGCATCACCATCCCGCTGAAGAACCAGGACGGCCAGTACGTCGCCGACGAGCGCACGCTCGACGAGCTCGAGGGCGAGGGCCGGGTCGTCTTCCGCTACGAGGACGGGAACCCGAACGGGTCGCGCCGCGGGATCGCCGGCATCAGCAACGCGGCGGGCAACGTCGTCGGGCTCATGCCGCACCCCGAGCACGCGGTCGAGCCAGGCTTCGGCCCCGACGGCCCGCAGGGGCCGCGCTCCGGGACCGACGGCCTGCGGTTCTTCACGTCGGTGCTGCACGCGCTCGTCGGCTGA
- a CDS encoding PadR family transcriptional regulator encodes MTFRMSEQAYLVLLALAEEPRHGYGVVQAVRALSDDRVRLGAGTLYGILDRLVDAGYAEPSEEVVVDGRARRYYRLTGDGLDAVQAETRRLAALSRRARQVLGRPALGGA; translated from the coding sequence ATGACGTTCCGCATGAGCGAGCAGGCCTATCTCGTCCTGCTCGCGCTCGCCGAGGAGCCCCGGCACGGGTACGGCGTCGTCCAGGCCGTGCGCGCGCTGTCCGACGACCGCGTCCGACTCGGTGCGGGCACGCTCTACGGGATCCTCGACCGGCTGGTCGACGCCGGGTACGCCGAGCCGTCCGAGGAGGTCGTCGTCGACGGGCGCGCGCGCCGGTACTACCGGCTCACGGGCGACGGCCTCGACGCGGTGCAGGCCGAGACCCGGCGGCTCGCCGCGCTGTCCCGCCGCGCCCGCCAGGTCCTCGGCCGCCCCGCCCTCGGCGGTGCGTGA
- a CDS encoding 3-oxoacyl-ACP synthase, with product MPQPPRPVPLPVRLLGTGVHRPSHEVRSEELDTTHGRAPGTSFARSGVRSRRWAAPEETSSAMAASAVAGALDAAGLGAADLDALVVSAVAPEQPMPTTAVLTAAALGIPGGRVAAFDVNASCVGFLTALDLATTGVAAGRWRRVAVVATEIASKGLDHRDVECSALFGDGAAAVVVGPADPGDGSAVLASSSAVWPEAWAACRIDAGGTRLNVTTPPADPSAYLFRMDGAALLRQVARHLPGFLRDVEERSGVARDEVDVVVPHQASAVGLRYLRERVGVKPDAVVDILEDHGNQVSASVPTALHHAVTSGALQRGGTALLLGTGAGLALSATVLRY from the coding sequence ATGCCGCAGCCCCCCCGCCCCGTCCCGCTGCCCGTGCGGCTCCTCGGGACCGGCGTCCACCGGCCGTCGCACGAGGTCCGGTCGGAGGAGCTCGACACGACCCACGGACGGGCGCCGGGGACCTCGTTCGCCCGCTCCGGCGTCCGCAGCCGGCGGTGGGCGGCGCCGGAGGAGACGTCCTCGGCGATGGCCGCGTCCGCCGTGGCGGGGGCCCTCGACGCGGCAGGGCTCGGCGCGGCCGACCTCGACGCGCTCGTCGTGTCGGCCGTCGCACCCGAGCAGCCGATGCCCACGACCGCCGTGCTGACCGCCGCCGCGCTCGGGATCCCAGGCGGGCGCGTCGCGGCGTTCGACGTCAACGCCTCCTGCGTCGGGTTCCTCACCGCGCTCGACCTCGCCACGACGGGCGTCGCGGCGGGCCGCTGGCGGCGCGTCGCCGTGGTCGCGACCGAGATCGCGTCGAAGGGTCTCGACCACCGGGACGTGGAGTGCAGCGCGCTGTTCGGTGACGGTGCCGCCGCCGTCGTGGTCGGCCCGGCAGACCCCGGTGACGGGTCGGCGGTGCTCGCGTCGTCGTCCGCGGTCTGGCCCGAGGCCTGGGCGGCGTGCCGGATCGACGCGGGAGGCACGCGGCTCAACGTCACGACGCCGCCGGCGGACCCGTCGGCCTACCTGTTCCGGATGGACGGGGCGGCGCTGCTGCGGCAGGTCGCGCGGCACCTGCCCGGCTTCCTGCGGGACGTCGAGGAGCGGTCCGGCGTCGCGCGCGACGAGGTCGACGTCGTCGTGCCGCACCAGGCGAGCGCGGTCGGTCTGCGGTACCTGCGCGAGCGTGTCGGGGTGAAGCCCGACGCGGTGGTGGACATCCTCGAGGACCACGGCAACCAGGTGTCCGCGTCGGTGCCGACCGCCCTGCACCACGCGGTCACGTCGGGGGCGCTGCAGCGGGGCGGGACCGCGCTGCTGCTCGGCACGGGTGCGGGGCTCGCGCTGTCCGCGACCGTCCTGCGGTACTGA